The DNA region CTACGGATCAgtgttctcattttaaattatcaGTTCCTAACTGATACCCGCATATTTatgttcggattggttcgtttttgatatcccgacattcccgagttcgtacccgtttccggctttcccgttttcgattccgttttcgagagaaaatgtgaaaatgaaaacggttagggggttttcccgaccgttcccgttcgttttcatccctagcggtgagttatcttaagcCATCCGAACCTTTGCAgtctctggtgcattcatcttgTGTTCATTCCATTAACATCGGACCATTCAGTGAGTTAAAACTTCTATTCCTTTCCTTAGAAATGCTCCAATACAGCTGTCTTTGTGATCACCGGGATATCCAGTGAgttaatcttcattcttcaatacttgcagtcgcctctgcaagaaatgctctggtgctatactTCGGTGTGTATAAatcaagcaccggaccttccgatgggttgatcttcagtcttctgcacttgcattcttctctacaagaaatgctccaatgTTACCcaatgcagatcaccggactatccgatgaggtcttcaggcttctcccctttgtcagaaatacttcaGTGAGTTTAATACAcaaagcaccggacctttcggtgaagtcatcagccttcactttgcctcctgacacaatgctctggtgagttcaaccctTCTGCACCGGACTTTCCGATGGAGCAAATCTTCCGGAGACttttccaatttaatcaaactttttctcggctgcggtggcttcttgatatattgcatccataagacctactaacatatattatttacaaacatgttaatctcaataactattttattattaataaaaaatcacaatcataacttaataggatcattttcgctacaggaACCACCAGAGCTTAGAAATTGGTCCAATCCCCTTTCACTCATTCAGTCATTCCTCATTCCCTATTCTTCTTGTAATCCCAAAATCCCTATTCGCCATCGTCACACTCATCCaactcatcctcctcgtcgccaCCAGCTAGGATGCCCCCTCCCATGACGCCTTATGTGCTGCCACCACAGGATTCTAGCACCCTGACAACCCATTCCACCTCGGCTCCTGCGCCATCGAGGATGTCATCTACGCCTCTCGCCCCTGTCGAGCACACACTCCCCATCATCCGAGAGGCGGACGCCACCAGCCTCGCTATCGCCGTCCAACTTAGGGATGTCGACGCCGGTGGTGGTCGGGATCACCAGTTGTGTGGCCAATACAATCACCAGTTTCACTGGAAAGACTTAGATGCCACAAGCCCGGCTAATTTACAATTAATATCATGCGGCACAGAAGCTACTCTTCCATCTATTTCTAATGTAACCAAATCATTTAGGTGTTTCATCCGCATTGGTAGTTTCACACTCAAATGTATGCACTAATCTGCAGAACTCTCAGCCAAAACAGTTCTGAAATTTCAGTTAGGTCGTAAATTGTCTCATTGTGATCAGGCCATAGATGAAGGATTATAATCCTAAGAAGCTTGAAGTTAGCGACAGAAGGCATGCACTCTGATAGTCCAAAGAAGGCAAATGACCGAACATGCGACAGTTCCATATTAGATGGTGGTTTTGCAACTTCTGCGTTGCTGTAGTGGAGAGATAGTCGACGAATCTTCTCAGCAAGTGCGATATCAGTCTGAGAATGATCTAGAACAGTGAGGAAATCATATCCCATGGATTTGTACCTAATAAGGCTAAGTACCATGTGGTGCACTGTACATGACAACACCTCGCCATTGTGATTTACATCTACAGGTTGGATCATTCCTCTACGGATAAGCTCGTCAAAATAGTACTCTGCAGCCTCCTCTTTGTCTTTCCCTTCAATCgcattgacaaaaccttcagcaaCCCATTGTTTTACTAAATTATCCTTCGAGATTATGTATTCCTCTCTATATATGCAAATGTCGAGCATACATGCTTTCaagcgatgaggaggagcatTATAACTCAGGCAAAGCACTTGTTTCATCCCTGCTACTTCAGGATTTGTTGCCCACTCGATACTTGATGAACTCTGCATGTAGTCCCCTTTCCATTGCTCTGATCTACCTGGCTGACTTGCTAAAACACTGGCGGTAGTAAAAGCTGCCAGGGGCAGACCACCGCATTCTCTTATAATTTCACGTAAAACTTCACTTGGTTTTTCCGGAAAATCAAACCGATGGCCAAAAGCTCTACTGAAAAATAATTCACTCGACTTGTTATCAGTAAGTGCTTCCATATTAAAAATATACTTGGAGTCAGAGCAGATCTACGTTGTGACTATAGGATGCATGTAAATTTTTGTTATCTATTGATCTATTATAGATAACAATCTATATGATACCATCTAGCTCAATAAGTGAGACACTCGGACTCTCAACAAGTTAGATCAGGATATTCGATCATTTTTGTTTTGGATCTGTCACTTCTTGGAGTTATGACCACAACATATCCGAGTATAAATGCATGTTTGTCACAGCTTCAGCTCCGAGATTTATATTGGATTTAGAGtttatgataaaataaagtgatctaaatctttatttttagtttaaaataaatacaaaataatTTAAACAAATACCCTCAATCCACTTACAGCTCTGAATCTAAAATTTCTTGGAGCTAGTAATGACCAACTCCAATAAATCTTAGATTGCCCCGTTTTGCATAGCTCTAGATCCAAGAATTTTTAAAGCTAGTCAAActtagctctaaaaatttttaGAATTGGAGCTATAAATATATTGAAGCCATTTACTTGAgccatctaatttttattttgaactaaaaataaaaatttaaactattttattttattatataaatttcaaattcaaCATGGTCTCGGAACTGGATGTATGCCAAACATGCCCTAGCTATCAACTTCTGTCGTTACAAGTATCCTACTGCCATGATCTCCATCTGGAAAAGCACGATTGATACAATGTCAGATTGATGGAGGCCATAAATCATCTACTATAATAAAGTACCTGCCAAACATTTTCACACGTCAGGCTAAGAGTAAAATGTGACATCtaacaacacaaaagaaaaaaaaaattcaccgtTGGTCTATCATGTAACAACTGCTATTCCCATTAAATTCTAGAGGAAAGGGGGTTCTCAGGTGCCAAAAGGAGGATGACTTCTCGCTtagtaaaaaaggaaaaaaaaaagggagagatgATGGATACACGTGCGATATTAGGAGTTAAAAGGCAAAATTGAGCTATTTGTGAGGATACACGTGCGATACTTTAACATATGGGGAAAAAACCGTACTTCTTATATTGCAGATATGCCCCGATTTGTTTTATGAGATGAGGCGCCTCGTAAGCGTCCACGGGTTGGTGCCATCGGACTTGTGAGAGCAGGAGCGTGTTTGGTTTATAGCTAAAAAAAAACCTAACCTTACCAAAATTTTGGTAATGCCCATGCCTTTTGACCTCTGTTTAGATTAGAACCAACATTTGGCTCGCCCAGTTCATTTTCTACCCACACGCGGGCGAAAATGCAGGTGGCAAAATTGTCCGCCAAAGAGTTGATGATCAACTCGCGTGGCGTCCATCGCTCATCTAGTCACCACCGATAAAGGCAGCGCTCCTACTCACTTGCTCACTTCCCCCCTTTTTCACTTCGTTCTTAGCTAACTCTGCCTAAATCGAGCACGAGGGATTGTTAGGGTTGCCTTCTAGTGGTGCTCTCGATTGAGCAGAGGCTCTGAATCTAGTGCTCACATGAAtctaaggtcctgtttgttttagattgtaaaagctggattatgatcaaaattcaaaagttGAAACAGATAGCTGTAttgtaaaagctagattgtgatcacaattcaaaagctgaaacaaacagctggttggaaaagctggattgttacaattcaacacacagattgtaacaatccagcaatccgtCTTTCAACAGATTATAATAAtccacaatccaacttttacaatccagattttacaatccagcttcttacaatccacaatctataagctatttttcacaatctccaactcaaacaaacagaccctaaggaCAAAACAAAAGGTCAGTAGAAAAAAAAGCAAGGTTTATCCTATAATTTCATCACAATCCCCTCCCGAAATTTGATGTGTACCTAGCAAGGTTTCCCTCTTGCGATTTCATATCAATCCCCTCCCAAATTTTGTTTTGTACCTACTTTTTTCTAGCATTTTTGGGTGAACTTGTGGTCTACTCTTTCCCAGATTCTTAGTACaaggctctggatggattaTAATGCAACTATTACTAATTCTCGTGCTCCACTTATTGAACATGTGCATGGTCGTGACTTTTACTGATGATTAAACCTATCTTGCTTGGATGGATTATTCTGAATAGTCTTATTCCGGATGATCTCTCTTTGCTgattcaaatatatttctttctctccatcCAACTAGTCACGAGTTTGTTCTTCGTGGTACTCTGctaatccaatccaatcctTGGTTCCATTGagttctttaattttttttagagagcttCTTTCATTATTTACCTGTGCTACAAATGGAATAAGTTGGTGCTCTAAGTTTCTGAAGTGAACTCTTGATAGATAGATAATATTTTGTCGATTGAATCCAGTTAGGATCTTAGTCTCACTTCTCACTGCTATTATAGTCAATTGTAAATTGTAAATTTAACTGATCTGCTTCTTGATTAGTATTATTAGTTGTCTCTACAGCTAAAATTTTGTTTGGTTTGCCAGATGGACATGAAGcaacattattattattattattattattattattattattattattattacatgTGTTATATGATGTGGAGGCGAAGGACTTTagatgttcttgttcttctgttAGCTCTATGGTGGAGGAATAGTGATGTTAGGAGGAGTAGGGGCTGACATGTAAAATATGGTCCATTAGTTGATAAAGATGTTAGTAGGACTAACACACTTACTATGTTGATCAATGCCTCGTATTCAACATGTATTAAGCAATTAAGGATATCTCGACCTGTATTTCATATACTAGGCTTAAAGAAAGGGGGCTTTTGGTAGACACATTTCATATTTCAGTAGAGGAACAAGTAGCAGTGTTTATAGATGTGGTAGGACAATACCACACAAATGCATCTATATGGTTTTCATTTTGACGATCTGGTGAGATAGTGAGTTGGTACTTCAACGTAGACTTGCATGCAATGGGTCAGCTAGCATGTGATCTCATTTATGTTAGATCGACGGACATACACACAAAGACCACGATCAACCCAAATAGATTATATCTCTACTTTGAGGTAACTGTCAACTAAACGATTATTTTTTAGAGTTACTCTTGCTTAAGTTTCATGCATGTTATTTTTTTCCTCTGTAAATAAGGATACATAGGAGCACTAGATGGTACTCATATAAGGGCATGTGTGTCTGCTAACATGGTGGATAAATTTAGGGGATGCAAGTCACACCCTTCTCAAAATATGCTAGCAGCCGTTGACTTTGACCTTCGGTTCAGTTATGTCCTAGGTCAGACTCTTCGGGTTCTGGAACTTGACAGGGACTGGATTTAGAGTTGATATTTGATGAGAAATTTTGAGAGAAGaattgttggacatataagacctttttaccacttgtgatcagctaacaaaaaaataatacataactatgatcacaagtagcaaaatatgatccaaagatcaaatAAACAAATCTTTTCGAAAATAGCACAAAAATGACatatatcgggcctagatgcataaAGTTAAAGTAAAGAACCCATCAtagagcgatataccttttgatccacggcaTTGCCATCTTcgttgagatcaagatgtcattTGCTTGTATAGGTGTCTCGATGGGTTTTACATTCTCCatgtcaatcttcttgagcatatatttaatgtaCTTTGTTTGACATATAAATATACCTTCCTTTGTTtaatttgaaatccaagaacttcaactctctcatcattgacatctcaaactttttagtcatgatcctactaaattccTCATAAaagagttgattagtagaaccaaatataatatcatcgatatatatttgacaaacaaataaatcattatcaattttCTTAGTGAAAAAAGTAGTATCGGTTTTGCCTACTTCAAAgtcctttttgacaagaaaatctctaaggcattcatatcatgctctaggtgcttgcttaagctcataaagcgccttatggagtttataaaCATATTGAGgatacttgggatcttcaaatccgggtggttgctccacatacaccaattcggaaattggtccattgagaaatgcgctcttcacattcatttgatatagcttgaaatcatggtgagtagtataggcaagtaatatttgaattgactcaagcctagctacaggagcataagtctcaccaaaatttAAATCTTTGATTTGTgtgaatccttgagcaaccaaccatGCCTTGTTCCTTGTCACGATctcgttctcatcttgtttgttgcggaagacccatttggtgccaatcatGTTTTGATTGGGCCTTTCCACCAACGACCATACTTCATTTCTCTTTGAAattgttgagctcttcttgcatggcgATGACCCAATCCAAATCTCTAAGTGCAtcatctaccttcaaaggttccaaagggTAGAAAAAAGAGTAATATCCACAAAAATTTGCCTTCAACAGTCATGGCTTCAATGCAGTAGGGGTCACAACAAATATGTAATGAGCCTTACTAGGCCAAACTATGTAAAATATCTTGCTTATAAACAAATCAACTCCTCTGGGTGCAAGTAGCAGGGAGAGCTGATGTCGCAGAAGCGAGGAAGAAGGAGGTACCGTCTTCACCAAGCTCGCAGAGCTTGAATCTTTAACGCTGGAAAAGGTATAGCGCAAGGTCCTTTGTGTTTATCGGACAACTGGTCCCCGTACAAAATGGTGCATGGTCGCCTCACACTGGGACGGGACCGAAGCTCCACCAAGTGCGCGACTGCAAGCAAGCTGATCTCTCGTTTAGAACATCATTTGAATCAAGCAAATTGATTTACAATGATAACTTAGTAGCCTTAAGCATTCATTCAACTTATAGGACTTCAAAGGTCACAAAAGACCATTAACAAAATATTACTAATACAAAGCCTTTCTAATAGATCTCAAATATATGTGTATATTCTAGAGAACTTCAACATCTATATATGAGCAACAAGAGAACATTAGTGATAAAGAGCTAGCGCACTTCTAATACATCTCAAATTTATCTTATTAAACCTAGGTACTCTTAATGATGCCAACGTACGGCAACTCAACGGATCCCATATATATTTTGCCGCCATCTCTTTCCACAAGCTCGGTCGGCCTCACGTTCTTGGGACCCTTCATCTCCTGTAGCACCTTGCCGTCAGCGCCAAGCCTTTGCAGGATGGCCGCATTGGACGCCATCAGCTCTACCAAAGCCTTCACGATCTCAACGACTTATTGCTCCATCTCCGCCACCTTCTTCTGATCTCGCACCAGATACTGCGAACGCGCAAGATACTCCGATCTGTTCGCTTGGATCGCTAGGCTCTTATACCACTTGTTACGATCCGCGATCAACACTCCAGTATATCGATCGATCGAGGTCTCTTATAGACGAAATCCGAATTCAGAGGTAGCATAACatagttggagaagaagaaaggagatgGGAGAAAGGGGGAGGAGTTCACAGCTGTGTTCTTTCTTTAGATCGGCTAATACCATCTACGCTTCCGGTATATGGTTGGCTTCCCGCTTGAACATGGCACTCATTTGGCCCACTCTGAGCTCATGTATCGCTTGTTGGGCTGGCGGCATATCCCTTCCTTCTTCTGGGTTGTGTCCTCGTTCCTGGGTTGTCCGCTTCCCTTCAACAGTCATGGCTTCGATGCAGCAGAGGTCACGACAAATATGTAATGAGCCTTACTAGGCCAAACTATGTAAAGTCTCTTGCTTATAAACAAATTCTCTCCTCCTGGTGCCTGTAGCAAGAAGAGCTGATGTCGCGGAGGCAGGAAGAAGGAGGTACCGTCTTCACCAAGCTCGCAGAGCTTGAATCTTCCTTTGTGTTTATCGGACAACTAGTCCCGTACAAAGCGGCGCATGGTCGCCTCACACCGGGACGGGGCCGAAGCTCCTCCAAGTGAGTGACTACAAGCAAGCTGATATCCCGCGCAGAACATCATTTGAATCAAGCAAATTGATTTACAATGATAACTTAGTAGTCTTAATCATTCATTCAACTTATGGAACTTCGAAGGTCACAAAAGACCATTAACAAAATATTAATAATACAAAGCCTTTCTAATAGATCTCAAATATATGTGTATATTCTAGAGAACTTCGATATCTATATATAAGCAACAACAGAACACTAGTGATAAAAAGCTAGCGCACTTCTAATACATCTCAAATTTATGTTATTAAACCTAGGTACTATTAATGATGCCAACGTACGGCAACTCAACGGATCCCATATATATTTTGCCGCCATCTCTCTCCACCAGCTCGGTCGGCCTCACGTTCTTGGGACCCTTCATCTCCTGCAGCACCTTGCCGTCAGCGCCAAGCCTGATGGCGACCAAGTGTTTGTCCACACCAAAGGGGAACTCGTTCTTCTCGCGGTGCAGCGCCACCCAGTACCCTCCCTTCCCGTCAGGTCTCACATTGTCCGGGTATCCGGGCAGGTCGGCGAACGGCTCGGACGTGCCCGCCTTGGGCCCTCGGATCCAATACTTGAGCAGCTTGCATGGCCCGGTCAGTGCGACGACAAGGTGGGTCCTGTCGGCGCTAATGGCGATGCCGTTGGGGTATGTCACGCCGGACAGGAGCACGGTGACCTGGTTGGCCCGTGGGTCGTACTTCATGACGCGCCCTGTGGAGTCTCCCGTGGCGGTGACCATCTGGTGCTGCGCCCGCGAGTACGTCGTGCTACTATCCGTGAAGTAGACATCGCCGGTTACCTGGTCGACGTCCACCCCGTTCGTGAAGCGCAGCGGCGCGCCGCCAGCCTCCGTCGCCAGCACGGTCGCCTCCCCGCCGCCCGGCCCGACCCTCATGAGTCCCATGTACGCGTCCGCGATGTAGAGGTAGCCGGACCCGGTGTCGAACCGCAGGCCCAACGGCCGGCCGCACGAGCTCTCCGTGGCGACCGGCGGGAGCTCGGACTGCGCGGCGCAGTCGTTCTTGATGTAGCTCGGGCTGTACGCGAAGGTCTTCCACCCGGCGCCCTCGCCGCCCCACCTGAGGACGCGGCCGTCGGAGACGCTCACGTAGGGCCCGGCGTCGTGGCCGTCGAACGCGACGCTCTCGGGGCCGACCAGCGACTCGGGCAGCTCCAGGCGCTCTCTCCGGCTCGCGTCGATGGCTTTCGttacagcggcggcggcgttagAGGGCAGGAGTAGTAGGGCGATGAGCGAGATCGCGAGCAGAGCAAGCTTGCATGCGCTCCCCATGTTTTCTACGACGTCGAGTTCGTGACAGGCTCTCTGCTGTTGTTGGCTGATCGCTGCTTGTGCTTGGCTTGGTGGAGAAAGGCGTACCCTGCCCCTCCTTTTATTGGGCAAGTCTGCAAGTGTGAAGTCCGAATCGGCCTCAGCAGCCTTATCGGAGTCGGACTCCGAGTCTCCCTCGGCAAAGAAAAAGAGACAAAGAACAAAGGATAGAAACACCGAATCTGTCCAGTTTTTAATTGGCACCACACAGTTCGAGAACATGCAGTTTGTTGGCACAGAAGAATGTGCTAGCTCACGAAACAGTTTAGAGCACTCGTAAGTGTTTTTCAAGAATCTGCAGCATGTATTTTTGTTACATCATTGTTCCAGGAACGCgcatttaaaaagaaaagaggaattCTTGGTAATTATTCTCTGTTTAAATGTAATATATGCAAATACTACACAAAGCATTGTACAAAGGACTTCAGGTGTAGCGATTGGAGGGATTTCTTGACTATGGCTTTTGACCAGAGAACATGATAAATGACCTCTGAACCTTGCTGGTATAGTTCACAAGACCACAGGatttgcacaagtcttctagcTCTCCTTCAGTAAAGTAATTGTAGCTGGTGTTAACCGGTCCAACAATCTGCAGCATAAAGCAGAAAAAGGCACATCAAATTAGATAAGCTCACCTAAGAAGAGAATTAACTGGCAAAGATGACCAAACCAAATACCTGTCTCAGTGGCCTTAATGCTTCAACAGAGAAAGGATTGTTCCTGGGAGAGGATAAGAAGGTTGTCCCCACAAACACACCACCAGGCCTCAGGACACGACTTATTTCAGCTACCTGATAATAAGACGGCAGTAGACGATGGCATGATCATGACAGGAAGAGCAATGGATTATTAAGTGCTGATTGGCAGTCCACTAATgcaattatttaattttttgatcTGCTGAATTGGCCAAGAGGTGGTATTTTTAAAGTTAATATTAGTAAGCCATCTGCAGAGACAAGTGCTCGACTCCATATCATGCTGAATGCCACCAATATGCAGAGTCATATTCAGATGACAAGATGGATATAAACAGGTAACCTATATGAGAATGTCGGGAACATGTTATCATCACTAT from Phragmites australis chromosome 8, lpPhrAust1.1, whole genome shotgun sequence includes:
- the LOC133927111 gene encoding protein STRICTOSIDINE SYNTHASE-LIKE 10-like, which encodes MFSNCVVPIKNWTDSVFLSFVLCLFFFAEGDSESDSDKAAEADSDFTLADLPNKRRGRVRLSPPSQAQAAISQQQQRACHELDVVENMGSACKLALLAISLIALLLLPSNAAAAVTKAIDASRRERLELPESLVGPESVAFDGHDAGPYVSVSDGRVLRWGGEGAGWKTFAYSPSYIKNDCAAQSELPPVATESSCGRPLGLRFDTGSGYLYIADAYMGLMRVGPGGGEATVLATEAGGAPLRFTNGVDVDQVTGDVYFTDSSTTYSRAQHQMVTATGDSTGRVMKYDPRANQVTVLLSGVTYPNGIAISADRTHLVVALTGPCKLLKYWIRGPKAGTSEPFADLPGYPDNVRPDGKGGYWVALHREKNEFPFGVDKHLVAIRLGADGKVLQEMKGPKNVRPTELVERDGGKIYMGSVELPYVGIINST